In Uranotaenia lowii strain MFRU-FL chromosome 2, ASM2978415v1, whole genome shotgun sequence, one genomic interval encodes:
- the LOC129750009 gene encoding interaptin isoform X1 codes for MSDLDEIGDMSNFDAWLEKDFLSKISRLEAECEDSREKIKNLDKDLKKKNIECDILRAKVGKLETVPSNNAASSEKIEILEKELKRKTMELDILRSKLSNAETKGSEGSQDLTERVKQLERELKKRIIENGILRGKLTDMDSEPPTPEAQEKNEDFVRSLQRTESVVLKEKVKELEGDHEASEKTEQLERELKKKNIESDILRSKLKQFESSPGTNTDSNDRIRELEKQVRKYQIEADILRGKVSSMETAAADREDDELGERSEELENGLQKSTTEGNMLRAKMRMFENDSASAASESSSEKIEELKRGLKKSTTESQILRSKLSEMENKQSATGVNIYKIETLEQELKKKNIENDILRSKVDQLERVPLADSPANAKVEELQKEVRKLKIENDILRSKLNQAEEEPIVAQGSSDRISELENELKKRVIESDILRAKVTQLECELSPTKNSGERIEDLESELKKKLLENEILKSKVSQLESEVLSLQAHGGNKGESQEIKKLKEKHEEVLTKAKELLFERTKTVKTQEMQIKALQNQIENIKEVVTVTKDMLNIRNAEHEQLQNRFENIDTQMKAERERQQALEKKLAVAQKAYNELKDEYSKQVDLFKAPSASSSRTPKKPTPKRSSSSKRKSSRSGSVAMAAGSNTTTHPDQHRPIGNSYSFYNFQDDSSYPHTNNGERAGSPPNSCCCRTS; via the exons ATGTCGGACCTCGATGAAATCGGAGATATGAGCAATTTTGATGCGTGGTTGGAGAAGGATTTCCTCAGCAAAATCAGCCGGCTAGAGGCTGAATGTGAAGATTCCCGGGAAAAGATCAAGAACTTGGATAAGGATCTAAAGAAGAAGAACATCGAGTGTGATATTTTAAGGGCAAAGGTAGGGAAATTAGAAACCGTGCCGTCAAATAATGCAGCCTCGTCAGAGAAGATTGAAATTCTCGAAAAGGAGCTGAAGCGGAAAACGATGGAATTGGACATTCTTCGATCAAAGTTATCTAACGCAGAAACCAAAGGTTCAGAGGGTTCCCAGGATTTAACGGAAAGGGTGAAACAATTGGAACGGGAACTGAAGAAGAGGATCATCGAGAATGGAATTCTTCGTGGAAAACTCACTGACATGGATTCCGAGCCACCCACGCCCGAGgctcaagagaaaaatgaaGATTTCGTGCGAAGTCTGCAGCGCACCGAGAGTGTGGTACTCAAAGAGAAGGTGAAGGAGCTTGAGGGAGATCATGAGGCATCCGAGAAGACTGAACAACTCGAGCGAGAGTTGAAAAAGAAGAACATCGAAAGTGACATCTTGCGATCCAAGTTGAAGCAATTTGAAAGTTCGCCCGGAACAAACACGGATTCCAATGACAGAATTCGTGAGCTTGAAAAACAAGTGCGCAAATATCAGATTGAAGCTGATATTTTACGAGGCAAAGTCTCCTCAATGGAAACTGCCGCAGCCGACAGAGAAGATGATGAGCTCGGTGAACGTAGCGAGGAGTTGGAGAATGGTTTACAAAAAAGTACGACAGAAGGAAACATGTTGCGAGCAAAAATGCGGATGTTTGAAAACGACTCCGCTTCGGCTGCTTCCGAGTCTAGCTCAGAAAAGATTGAAGAACTGAAACGTGGCCTCAAGAAAAGCACAACTGAGAGTCAAATTCTCCGTTCAAAGCTGTCCGAAATGGAAAACAAACAAAGCGCAACGGGtgtcaacatttacaaaattgaaacgcttgAGCAGGAACTCAAGAAAAAGAACATTGAAAATGACATCCTCAGGTCGAAGGTCGATCAGCTCGAAAGAGTTCCACTTGCCGACAGTCCGGCCAATGCAAAGGTAGAGGAGCTGCAGAAAGAAGTACGAAAGCTCAAGATCGAAAATGACATTCTCCGTTCGAAGCTTAACCAAGCAGAAGAAGAGCCAATAGTCGCACAAGGCTCTAGCGACCGAATCAGCGAATTGGAGAACGAACTAAAGAAGCGAGTAATCGAGAGTGACATCTTGCGGGCCAAGGTCACCCAACTTGAGTGTGAACTATCACCCACCAAAAACTCCGGCGAACGTATCGAAGACCTGGAGAGCGAACTCAAGAAAAAGCTGCTCGAAAACGAAATCCTCAAATCCAAGGTCAGTCAGTTGGAAAGTGAAGTTCTATCGCTGCAAGCCCATGGAGGAAACAAGGGCGAATCCCAAGAAATCAAGAAACTCAAAGAAAAACACGAAGAAGTCCTCACCAAAGCCAAGGAACTGCTCTTCGAGCGCACCAAAACCGTCAAAACGCAGGAAATGCAGATCAAAGCCCTTCAAAACCAGATCGAGAACATCAAGGAAGTGGTCACCGTCACCAAGGACATGCTAAACATCCGGAACGCCGAACACGAACAGCTACAGAACCGGTTCGAGAACATCGACACCCAGATGAAGGCCGAACGAGAACGGCAGCAAGCTCTCGAGAAGAAGCTGGCCGTGGCTCAGAAAGCATACAACGAGCTGAAGGACGAATACAGCAAGCAGGTGGATTTGTTCAAG GCCCCATCTGCGTCTTCTTCCAGGACACCCAAAAAACCTACACCGAAAAGATCGAGCTCATCAAAGAGGAAGTCGAGCAGGTCCGGATCAGTGGCCATGGCAGCCGGAAGTAACACCACAACCCATCCGGATCAGCATCGGCCCATCGGAAACAGCTATTCGTTCTACAATTTTCAGGACGACTCATCATATCCGCACACCAACAATGGTGAAAGAGCCGGAAGCCCTCCAAATTCCTGCTGCTGTCGGACTTCGTaa
- the LOC129750009 gene encoding uncharacterized protein LOC129750009 isoform X2, with product MSDLDEIGDMSNFDAWLEKDFLSKISRLEAECEDSREKIKNLDKDLKKKNIECDILRAKVGKLETVPSNNAASSEKIEILEKELKRKTMELDILRSKLSNAETKGSEGSQDLTERVKQLERELKKRIIENGILRGKLTDMDSEPPTPEAQEKNEDFVRSLQRTESVVLKEKVKELEGDHEASEKTEQLERELKKKNIESDILRSKLKQFESSPGTNTDSNDRIRELEKQVRKYQIEADILRGKVSSMETAAADREDDELGERSEELENGLQKSTTEGNMLRAKMRMFENDSASAASESSSEKIEELKRGLKKSTTESQILRSKLSEMENKQSATGVNIYKIETLEQELKKKNIENDILRSKVDQLERVPLADSPANAKVEELQKEVRKLKIENDILRSKLNQAEEEPIVAQGSSDRISELENELKKRVIESDILRAKVTQLECELSPTKNSGERIEDLESELKKKLLENEILKSKVSQLESEVLSLQAHGGNKGESQEIKKLKEKHEEVLTKAKELLFERTKTVKTQEMQIKALQNQIENIKEVVTVTKDMLNIRNAEHEQLQNRFENIDTQMKAERERQQALEKKLAVAQKAYNELKDEYSKQVDLFKDTQKTYTEKIELIKEEVEQVRISGHGSRK from the exons ATGTCGGACCTCGATGAAATCGGAGATATGAGCAATTTTGATGCGTGGTTGGAGAAGGATTTCCTCAGCAAAATCAGCCGGCTAGAGGCTGAATGTGAAGATTCCCGGGAAAAGATCAAGAACTTGGATAAGGATCTAAAGAAGAAGAACATCGAGTGTGATATTTTAAGGGCAAAGGTAGGGAAATTAGAAACCGTGCCGTCAAATAATGCAGCCTCGTCAGAGAAGATTGAAATTCTCGAAAAGGAGCTGAAGCGGAAAACGATGGAATTGGACATTCTTCGATCAAAGTTATCTAACGCAGAAACCAAAGGTTCAGAGGGTTCCCAGGATTTAACGGAAAGGGTGAAACAATTGGAACGGGAACTGAAGAAGAGGATCATCGAGAATGGAATTCTTCGTGGAAAACTCACTGACATGGATTCCGAGCCACCCACGCCCGAGgctcaagagaaaaatgaaGATTTCGTGCGAAGTCTGCAGCGCACCGAGAGTGTGGTACTCAAAGAGAAGGTGAAGGAGCTTGAGGGAGATCATGAGGCATCCGAGAAGACTGAACAACTCGAGCGAGAGTTGAAAAAGAAGAACATCGAAAGTGACATCTTGCGATCCAAGTTGAAGCAATTTGAAAGTTCGCCCGGAACAAACACGGATTCCAATGACAGAATTCGTGAGCTTGAAAAACAAGTGCGCAAATATCAGATTGAAGCTGATATTTTACGAGGCAAAGTCTCCTCAATGGAAACTGCCGCAGCCGACAGAGAAGATGATGAGCTCGGTGAACGTAGCGAGGAGTTGGAGAATGGTTTACAAAAAAGTACGACAGAAGGAAACATGTTGCGAGCAAAAATGCGGATGTTTGAAAACGACTCCGCTTCGGCTGCTTCCGAGTCTAGCTCAGAAAAGATTGAAGAACTGAAACGTGGCCTCAAGAAAAGCACAACTGAGAGTCAAATTCTCCGTTCAAAGCTGTCCGAAATGGAAAACAAACAAAGCGCAACGGGtgtcaacatttacaaaattgaaacgcttgAGCAGGAACTCAAGAAAAAGAACATTGAAAATGACATCCTCAGGTCGAAGGTCGATCAGCTCGAAAGAGTTCCACTTGCCGACAGTCCGGCCAATGCAAAGGTAGAGGAGCTGCAGAAAGAAGTACGAAAGCTCAAGATCGAAAATGACATTCTCCGTTCGAAGCTTAACCAAGCAGAAGAAGAGCCAATAGTCGCACAAGGCTCTAGCGACCGAATCAGCGAATTGGAGAACGAACTAAAGAAGCGAGTAATCGAGAGTGACATCTTGCGGGCCAAGGTCACCCAACTTGAGTGTGAACTATCACCCACCAAAAACTCCGGCGAACGTATCGAAGACCTGGAGAGCGAACTCAAGAAAAAGCTGCTCGAAAACGAAATCCTCAAATCCAAGGTCAGTCAGTTGGAAAGTGAAGTTCTATCGCTGCAAGCCCATGGAGGAAACAAGGGCGAATCCCAAGAAATCAAGAAACTCAAAGAAAAACACGAAGAAGTCCTCACCAAAGCCAAGGAACTGCTCTTCGAGCGCACCAAAACCGTCAAAACGCAGGAAATGCAGATCAAAGCCCTTCAAAACCAGATCGAGAACATCAAGGAAGTGGTCACCGTCACCAAGGACATGCTAAACATCCGGAACGCCGAACACGAACAGCTACAGAACCGGTTCGAGAACATCGACACCCAGATGAAGGCCGAACGAGAACGGCAGCAAGCTCTCGAGAAGAAGCTGGCCGTGGCTCAGAAAGCATACAACGAGCTGAAGGACGAATACAGCAAGCAGGTGGATTTGTTCAAG GACACCCAAAAAACCTACACCGAAAAGATCGAGCTCATCAAAGAGGAAGTCGAGCAGGTCCGGATCAGTGGCCATGGCAGCCGGAAGTAA